In the genome of Natronorubrum sediminis, one region contains:
- a CDS encoding acetyl-CoA carboxylase biotin carboxylase subunit: MFRKVLVANRGEIAVRVMRACEELNIGTVAIYSDADSESGHVRFADEAYNVGPARAADSYLDHEAVIDAARRADADAIHPGYGFLAENAEFASKVEAADGITWIGPASDAMESLGEKTKARTIMNEADVPIVPGTTDPVTEPEEVTAFGEEHGYPIAIKAEGGGGGRGMKVVWDESEVEDQLESAQREGEAYFDNDSVYLERYLENPRHIEVQIVADHDGNVRHLGERDCSLQRRHQKVIEEGPSAALSDELREKIGEAARRGVSAAEYTNAGTVEFLVEEASGRSPDEPLGPDANFYFLEVNTRIQVEHTVTEEITGIDIVKRQIRIAAGEEIDFEQDEVEIDGHAIEFRINAENAAEDFAPATGGTLETYDPPGGVGVRMDDALRQGDDLVTDYDSMIAKLIVWGEDREECIDRSLRALGEYEIDGIPTIIPFHRLMLTDEEFVESTHTTKYLDEELEESRIEEAQEQWGGDVGDGSSEDEEAVEREFTVEVNGKRFEVELAEHGAPAIPAGDVDVDGGHTEPPQPAGGSSDSSDLEGDGETVDAEMQGTILDVAVETGDEVAAGDVLVVLEAMKMENDIVASKGGTVTEIAVEEEQSVDMGDTLVVLE, from the coding sequence ATGTTCAGGAAGGTTCTCGTAGCAAATCGCGGGGAAATCGCAGTTCGAGTGATGCGAGCCTGTGAGGAGTTGAATATCGGGACCGTCGCGATCTACTCCGACGCCGATTCGGAGTCGGGACACGTCCGCTTCGCCGACGAAGCGTACAACGTCGGTCCGGCTCGAGCGGCCGATTCGTACCTCGATCACGAGGCGGTTATCGACGCCGCACGGCGAGCCGATGCCGATGCGATCCACCCCGGCTACGGCTTCCTCGCGGAGAACGCCGAATTCGCGAGCAAAGTCGAAGCTGCCGATGGTATTACCTGGATCGGTCCTGCGAGTGACGCAATGGAATCACTCGGTGAGAAGACCAAAGCGCGGACGATTATGAACGAGGCAGACGTGCCGATCGTCCCCGGAACGACGGATCCCGTCACCGAACCCGAGGAGGTCACCGCCTTCGGCGAGGAACACGGCTATCCGATCGCGATCAAAGCCGAAGGTGGCGGTGGCGGACGCGGGATGAAAGTCGTCTGGGACGAGAGCGAAGTCGAAGACCAACTCGAGAGCGCCCAGCGCGAGGGTGAGGCCTACTTCGACAACGACTCAGTCTACCTCGAGCGCTACCTCGAGAACCCTCGCCACATCGAAGTCCAGATCGTCGCCGACCACGACGGCAACGTTCGTCACCTCGGCGAGCGTGACTGTTCGCTCCAGCGCCGCCATCAGAAGGTTATCGAAGAAGGCCCCTCCGCAGCACTCTCCGACGAACTGCGCGAGAAGATCGGCGAGGCCGCTCGCCGCGGGGTTTCTGCGGCGGAGTACACCAACGCCGGCACCGTCGAATTCCTCGTCGAGGAAGCGTCCGGACGCAGTCCCGACGAACCGCTTGGCCCCGACGCAAACTTCTACTTCCTCGAGGTCAACACGCGAATTCAAGTCGAGCACACCGTCACCGAGGAAATCACCGGCATCGACATCGTCAAACGTCAGATCCGAATCGCCGCCGGCGAAGAAATCGATTTCGAACAAGACGAGGTCGAGATCGACGGTCACGCGATCGAGTTCCGGATCAACGCGGAGAACGCGGCCGAGGACTTCGCTCCCGCGACCGGGGGCACGTTGGAGACGTACGATCCGCCGGGTGGAGTCGGCGTCCGGATGGACGACGCCCTCCGACAGGGCGACGACCTCGTCACGGACTACGACTCGATGATCGCGAAGCTAATCGTCTGGGGCGAAGACCGCGAGGAGTGTATCGACCGCTCACTGCGCGCGTTAGGTGAGTACGAAATCGATGGCATTCCAACGATCATCCCGTTCCACCGACTCATGCTCACCGACGAGGAGTTCGTCGAGAGCACGCACACGACGAAGTACCTCGACGAAGAACTCGAGGAGAGTCGAATCGAGGAGGCCCAAGAGCAGTGGGGCGGAGACGTCGGCGATGGCTCGAGTGAGGACGAAGAGGCCGTCGAACGCGAGTTCACCGTCGAGGTCAACGGCAAGCGATTCGAAGTCGAACTCGCAGAGCACGGTGCCCCGGCGATTCCGGCCGGCGACGTCGACGTCGACGGTGGCCACACCGAACCGCCACAGCCAGCAGGCGGCTCGAGCGATAGTAGTGATCTCGAGGGCGACGGTGAAACCGTCGACGCAGAGATGCAGGGAACGATTCTCGACGTCGCCGTCGAAACGGGAGACGAAGTCGCCGCTGGCGACGTGCTCGTCGTTCTCGAGGCGATGAAGATGGAAAACGATATCGTGGCCTCGAAGGGCGGCACCGTAACCGAAATCGCCGTCGAGGAAGAACAGAGCGTCGATATGGGCGATACGCTCGTCGTCCTCGAATAA
- a CDS encoding HalOD1 output domain-containing protein — MLLSADASDTTATRSISFDVIAAVAEREGVDPMDIEPPEYEALYEAINPEALDAIFTPRTDGTPRAAGRVEFPFCGYYVTVTSDGDVDVREQSSTDQ; from the coding sequence ATGCTACTCTCAGCTGACGCCTCGGATACCACTGCGACACGCTCGATCAGTTTCGACGTAATCGCCGCCGTTGCCGAACGAGAGGGTGTCGATCCGATGGATATCGAACCTCCAGAGTACGAAGCGTTGTACGAAGCCATCAATCCGGAGGCGCTCGATGCAATTTTCACCCCACGAACGGACGGAACTCCTCGAGCGGCGGGGCGCGTCGAGTTCCCTTTCTGTGGGTATTACGTCACAGTAACGAGCGACGGGGATGTCGACGTTCGCGAGCAATCGAGCACCGATCAGTAA
- a CDS encoding acyl-CoA thioesterase gives MTDDPDDLYSYETDIDVRLRDIDFMGHVNNAVYATFLEEAREAYFADVIGVSLTDIGTVLATMTIDYVRAIEADDRVTVSMGVTALGTSSLTIGYEIRADGDTAATAETVQVLVDRAAGESKPLPDEWRTRIDATRE, from the coding sequence ATGACCGACGATCCCGACGACTTGTACTCCTACGAAACCGACATCGACGTGCGTCTCCGTGACATCGATTTCATGGGCCACGTAAACAACGCAGTTTACGCCACGTTCCTCGAAGAAGCGAGAGAAGCGTACTTCGCCGACGTCATTGGCGTCTCACTGACTGACATTGGAACCGTCCTCGCAACGATGACAATCGATTACGTCAGGGCAATCGAAGCCGACGACAGGGTCACCGTCTCGATGGGCGTTACTGCCCTCGGTACCTCGAGCCTGACGATTGGATACGAGATCCGAGCCGATGGAGACACCGCCGCGACAGCAGAGACAGTTCAGGTCCTCGTCGATCGGGCGGCCGGCGAGTCGAAGCCACTCCCCGACGAATGGCGAACGCGAATCGACGCAACACGCGAGTGA
- a CDS encoding carbon-nitrogen family hydrolase produces the protein MTPTPTTPFTLALAQIDVEPTAVDANVERALEAISRGASRGADLVALPELFNVGYFAFDSYSDLAEPIDGTTLARIREAAAEHGVAVLAGSIVEDLEATATVETPADEGFANTAVLFDSNGDRQLIYRKHHLFGYESAESELLVPGERIETATVGGVTIGTTTCYDLRFPALYRRLVDAGAELVLVPSAWPYPRLEHWQTLSRARAIENQCFLAAINGSGHFEDADATLLGRSTVYDPWGTTLASSGDEPALIVADLDLEHVGQVRSEFPALQDRRL, from the coding sequence ATGACACCGACTCCGACCACACCGTTTACACTCGCACTCGCACAGATCGACGTCGAACCGACCGCTGTCGACGCGAACGTCGAACGCGCACTCGAGGCCATCTCGCGTGGGGCCTCGCGCGGCGCGGACCTGGTTGCACTGCCGGAGCTGTTCAACGTCGGGTACTTCGCGTTCGACAGCTACTCGGACCTCGCGGAACCGATCGACGGCACGACGCTCGCTCGCATTCGAGAGGCAGCGGCCGAACACGGCGTCGCCGTGCTTGCGGGGAGTATCGTCGAAGACCTCGAGGCGACGGCGACCGTCGAGACGCCGGCAGACGAGGGGTTTGCAAACACGGCGGTGCTGTTCGATTCGAACGGTGACCGTCAACTGATCTACCGGAAACACCACCTCTTTGGGTACGAGTCGGCCGAATCCGAACTACTCGTTCCGGGTGAGCGCATCGAGACGGCAACCGTTGGCGGGGTCACTATCGGAACGACGACCTGTTACGATCTCCGCTTTCCGGCCCTCTACCGACGACTCGTCGATGCCGGCGCAGAATTAGTGCTCGTCCCGAGCGCGTGGCCGTATCCGCGCCTCGAGCACTGGCAAACGCTTTCACGCGCTCGCGCGATCGAGAATCAATGCTTCCTCGCGGCGATCAACGGCTCGGGCCACTTCGAAGACGCCGACGCGACCCTGCTCGGACGGTCGACCGTCTACGACCCGTGGGGGACGACGCTGGCCTCGAGTGGTGACGAGCCTGCTCTGATCGTCGCGGATCTAGACCTCGAGCACGTCGGGCAGGTTCGATCGGAGTTTCCCGCACTTCAAGACCGGCGACTGTAA